TCATGTAAAGCAGGCTGTTTTCTATAACTAGTCAGACAGTTGGACCAGATGATTGTTGTTGGTCCTTCCCaaacaaattattctgtttttaaactgtTAATTCCTGCTAGTATCAGAACAAGAGAGTTTCGACAATAGATATTGCTTGTTATTTAACACCTGCATTATCTAATCTTGCTCAGATTAACAGTTATGTATTTAAAATCTCCAGCTACAGTAAATTTAATTTGGTTAATACTCacaacataatttttcattcatgaCATTTTACTATCTGGAAGTTAACTACAGTGTAGACAGAACACtaggatttaatttttagattGTTTTGTCTGCATCACTGTAGTCCTTTAGTCTGGCATGTTTAGAAACACAGAACTTAAATGGCAAATGAGTAGCCCTGGTGTTTGTTATTGATAATATCTGCTGAGCCAATGAAAGGACACAGTTAAAAAGTATTCAAaactaaatatttcatttgcatatttaaatttGGAGACTGAATTTTCCATTAACATTGTTTCtttcaaactgtttttttctgatatggTCACttgaattcttaaaaaaaataaataaattaagctAGTTACGTTTTTTTCCTAATGGAGATTAGaatcttgctttcttttcccaaaagttgaaaatacaaatttttcaaTAATGTTCCCAGATTTAAGaacaaattcttttctttggttGTAGATACATGAAAAATGATTTAAACCGTCTTCAGCTACATTGCAGAAACAGAGAGTATGGCTGTGAAATGGTTTGCTCTCTGGAATCTATAGACAGGCATGAAAGGGAGTGTGAGTACAGTCAGATACCTTGCTCCAATGCTGGTGAGTAACATTCAAAGAAGCTGAatcctttatattttaaaaacacgTTTGCCATCTTCCCATTAACAGAACTGCAATAATGGCctttattttctgacagaaattCAAAGTCGACCATTGGCATGACCTGCTCTTTGCAGCAGTGTTTTTGAACAAAATACAGTTCCAGTTTATGGCAGTCGTTATGATTAACAACTGTTTCTTACCCAAAAAGTAACCAAAATGAGTATGGTGAGCTTCAAATGTATGAAAATGTAGTACTGCATTAGTTTTGCTTTCTATCAAGTTATGAGTTTGTTTTCCAATACTGACAGCATGATCTGATGTTTGAATGCAGTAGCCACTGCAGAAGACTTAGGGgtcataatttatttataaaacaccTAGTTTCTTAGTGCATGTGCAGCTGCCAACTCTGTGACATGGTTTTAACAAGAATGTATCTTGGAAATAAGAATTATTCTAAGCTAAATTCTTGTTAGAGTTGTTCATgttgagatttttatttaaaacaaggCTACAGCTCCTGAGAAAGAAACATGCCTCTAAAAAGGAACAAACTGTTAAAATTTCCTAGTTGGTTTCATTTGAAATGTTGTATGTTCCTAGACAAagttaatttctaattaatgaTGCTAAGGGCATAGTTCAGTCTGCCATTGTAATTAATTATGAGATGATAAAGGTACTAGAATTGCTCTGCTGGAAGTTATAATTTCTCTCAGAAGTAAGTGACTTCTGCAGATTCTCGATTCACCTCTTCTACTTCCTACAGAAACCGtaatattttacagatttatGTATCTTACAGTGTTTCACAGATGCATGTTTTTACACCACACTGGGTGTCTGGTGTTTGGGTTGTGAAGGCTCTTACATCTCTTTAACTCTTTCCCAAGAGTACATAGGGTGTATTTCGAGTGCCTCGattaaaactcattttatttattaataagaCACTTCTAGAGAACTTATTTTGGTATGGTTTGTTGGGAAGTTTCAATACTTGAAactttgtttcagtttctgaacATTCAGTTTACTGAAACATTGTTTCAGTTTCCTTAAATTGATATTCTCTTCAAATTAAATGCAAGTGTGTATTTCAACAAAGTGATACTCAAAGATTTAACTACAAACTTCCTAAGTTTGACTTCATAAGTTAAGAGTACAAACTTCAATTTTAGAGTGTTAAATATAGCAATAATTTATATAGTGCTTATTTTTGATTCTTTGCATTCCACTTTAATCACTACAGAACTGCAAAGTTTGTATCCTAGAAATTCTGTGGAAATATTTCTATCTTTTTATGAGTTATTAAATGTtcataaataaatgttctgACTTATTTATATGGTCTAGTACATTATTTACAAGACAAACAAATTATCTGGAAAACAAGTTTACATTCCATCTCACCCACATCTCTCTTTACTACATCTTTGGACTTTTTTCTAAGTTTGAtagcataatatttttttacacatGTGTATTTATCTATTCCAGTCATTGCAATCTATGATGGTAGCACAGGCAAGCTGCTAGTGTCTTAGCTTGGCATCAGGACTATCATTACTGAAGTTGATTTAATGCCAGACCAGCAGTAGAAGACCTTACAAAAATACCTCCTTCCAacctttcagtattttcagttaATGGATATGTACCTTAATAAGACCTTTTAACAGCATTGTATTGGTAGCTATGTATGTGTAACCGTCATATTTCCTATCCTAAAGAAATCACTTTTCTCAGCTTCCTTTCTTGAgtgtttttgtttggaaagactcaaaatgcttttgttgTAAGTGGCTGTCTTGCCTTGCTCTCCCTTGCCCAGGCTGTACGGTGCAGATTGAGCGGCGTAACCTGGACGGGCACCTGGCGGTGTGCGAGTACCGGAGCCGGGAGTGCCCCAATGGCTGTGGCTACACCATCCTCAGCGCAGAGGACACGCAGCACAACTGTGTGGCAGAGCTAAGAACCGAGCTGGAGCTGCTTCGGTACAAAccttctgtttctctcctgtCTGTGTTGGGCTGGGCTTAAAGTCACTGCATGAAGCACTTTGAAATACTAGCACTGGATTCTGGGATGTGTTAAATGGTCCATTAATTACTTGATGCTAGCAGGACAGAATTTTGTGTCAGCATAGGCTTTAAACATTTGCTCTTTTGACTCttttgttgttgggtttgtttttttttccaagttactataaattttaaaataccatcGCTTGCAGTTGAACAGAACTGTGAACTTAACtatttaaaatggcaaaaaacctaagaaaactgaagttggtaatttaatttttctattggCCTCTTACAGACGCAAAGTcacattatttaataattatatttagaTTATGTTTTTACTGATTTAGAagataaaaatctgtaattattTTGGTAGGTACAGGTTGATTCAACTACTGAAGGtctaattttgattttttttaagtcctggTAGATTAACAGCCAGTCAATGACTCTTCTTACCAGCatccttgttttcctcttatGTATGCTTCTCtagttttcccttttcagtATATTCCAGttggacttctttttttcccccttcatgCCCCTTCCCATTTGTATCTTTCAGCTCCTAAGTGTTGTGTTTTTGAACACTGCTGTGAAGGTAGGCTCAAATACGGTTTAAATGTGTGGAGACACAAAGGATTCTGCTACCTGGTTTCTGAACTCAGAAGGTTATTGTAGTGCCATCTGGTTTTGCCTGTGGAGCTGTGTGAGTGACTAGGCTGTAACAGTTTGCTGCATACTGTCATTTTGTGTCCACCATAAAAGTGAACAAGATTACACTGAACCATGGAATCATTTACATTGGAAAAGAgctttaagatcattgagtccagtagttaatccagcactgccaggcccAGCACTAAACTGTGTCTGCAAATGCCTTCCGTGGCCACATGCTCATGCTTTCTCACTTCCTTACATGTTTAGTATTATAGGATTCAGACTTTTTATCTTGGCTGCCTCTATTTCATAACACTTAGCAAGCACATACTGTAggcaaacagcagaaaatcacTTGAAGTCATAAATACACCTTCTTGAGCTCATGGAATTACTTGAGGATATGATATGATTGTCCCTCTATCAGCTCCTCATGGGCACTTTAGTGCCCCTGGGCACAATGCATTTCTTTATGCcggtttgttgggtttttttaatgaataaatcaTGCCTCTACAGGGGCATCCTGTAGAACTTGATGGGAATCAGTTCAGTCTGTTTGGCTGCAAGAAGGCTTTCTGGATTTTGAAGatcattattttctctgcttacAAGACTTAACAAGGAGAAATAAACTTTTTAGGTCAGAAATGATCTGCAGAGTGGAGGAGGCAAAACATGAGATGGAGTCAAGGTTAGATTCACAGAGAAGGCATATGGTCCAAAAAGAGAGTattctgcaaaatgaaattGAAGAACTAAAGGTAAatacaatcttttttttttttttttttcctctctcttaaCAGTCtagatttttgcttttcccagtagcaatttcttattttgtaaataaagtCTCATACAGAGGAAAATGGCGTTAAGTATGGGAAGCAAAACCATCAAAGCTTTGCCAGGTTAGTTCTGTGGAGAAGCAGGCTGGATGTTGTATTCCTGTGGTTTATCTGCTTCAGGTTCACTGGAGTTCACCTGGGTGCTCCATCCGTGTTCTCTGTGTGCGTAACATTGTCAACAGATCAATCTGGAACTGATTTCAGTGTCTAAATGTAGAGTAGACATCACAAACTGGATGTAATTAAACATCCAGCTCAATTTTTAATTGCTATCCAAAGTGGCTTAGTCCAGAGCTGACACAGAGCCTTACTGCCAACAGTGGTATTTGCACTGTGATCAGAAGGTTGACAAGGTTCACAGTAAACTTCATCAAGTAACAAGCAAGGCTGTCTTATCCTTTTATTCGTCCTGTTTGTATTATATCACAGAacaatgatttttaaagcaatagtttttgaaagctttatgaagtttttttatagtttacatttttatttttactggatttaattttaaatcctcAAAGAATATATCTGAACAAAACCACAACCATGTTTTGTTTGGAttcttgaaatagaaaataaaagcagcaagtgGGTAAATTGGCTGTTTCTTATCATACTtagtaagaaacaaaatatgaaaacaaaatatttttgaaaaacatacAGGAATCTTTAGAACAAGACCATCTCAGAAGGTGAATGCTGGATTGTGTCTCAAATTGTTTACATTTGTTACACtatcaaaaaattatttcagtgttttttattCCTAAGACTCCATCACCCTACGTGCATGGCCAGTTCAACTTCATTGCACCATCATTAGAGGAGGGTTTGTTTCTTGCAGTAAATTTGTATTTGCTATTTCAGAGTCAGATGTCACGAATGATGTCAGATGTACGGTCTCTGATGGCTGCGGAGAGACAGCACCGTCAAGAGCTGgagcaagcagagctggaaaaacgGGAGCTaatggagctgctgaaggggCTGCAGAAGGACTGTAGATTAACTACTacagagggaagcaggaagTCAAATTTCCGTCCTTTGACACGACTAGAGagtgtaaaaagaaaacctagGGAAGTTACAGTTATCTAAATAGTACTAAgctcaaaaagcattttcttcaaatactGGCTTCTGGCAAACTACATCCTTTGAATGATTGGTAAACTTAATATAATTTCCAatttactgattttcttttaaagtctgAATTACAACTATATTTCCTTTGGGgccataaaaacaaacagattttttttctgagggaaTACTGGTCATTAAAACCAGTAATTGGAAGACATATTTTTAGctaatgtttttataaaatggTGAAGGAGACTTGATTTATTCTCTCTTTACTGCATCGCTTACAGGATTCTTTCAAGACTGAAAGCTATAGCTTTTTAAAGTCAAAGATACAGACTATTATggatcaggaagaaaaaaacatttaagtatctatgtttcaaagaaaaaagcaaatgtgtGCATTTAAGATGTACTTAATTTGGAGAAAAGTGAGTAGTAGAATTAGTAAGTCAGTAATAGAAATTAatgagattttgtttgtttgtagtCTGTAGAAGGTCTTATTTCAAAGGTGGAAAGCAAGCActttaaattgtaatttttctgctgtgtaacAGAGGTGAGGTTGACTCTTGCTTTAGAGCTTCTTCTCATTTCCCAGGCTGATACACACTTAAGAGACTAAAGTCCGAGATAGTAGAACAGTCTAAAACCCTTTAAACAGATGTGAGAATAACTTTGAGTTTGTGGGAATGGATCTGcttcttatttaaaattttgaagctTTTATATGTGAAAGTATCAGGTATTTCTACAGGATCTTTTAAGCATAAGACCAGTCCATTTGGTACTCAATGTCTTTAAAGTATATATAAATACCTAGAGTATCCATAGTTTTCTTGTGGCAGGTTTAAGACTACTTGATATGCACAAGAGATTAATATTTGCACAATCACTTGTGCTTCAGACATCTGTGTTAATGCTCAAGCAGGCTGCAGGGAATGCCAGAGCTTGGCACTGGCATCAGAGGGTAACAGAACACCTCTGTGGGTGTGAGTAGGTCAGTGATCTGCTCTGCTTAGCAGTTCAACTCAGAGGGGAGGTGGAAGGGTTAAGGGACATTAGAGCATCTGAGATTGACTGGTAGAGCCATTCTCTACCTCCCCTGAGGCAAATGTATCAGTCAAATGCACCTGAGAAAGTGGAGGGTCACTAGAGATGAACCTAGGGTGGCAGGTCTGTTATATGGGCAAACTGTTGGGCCGGCTAAAAAGTGCATCTACACCAACACACAGCGAGGGCAGCaagcaggaggggctggaagCCGTTGTTCAGCCATAAGGTGTTGATGTTGTCACCATCACAGAAACATGGTGGGATGACTCATGATGGGAGTGCTGCAATGGCTGTGTATGAGCTCTTTGGAAGAGGAAGGCGAAGCAGGAGTGGTTGGATAGCACTGTACAATAGGGAGTGTTTTGATTGTATTGAAATTGATGATGGAGATGACACAGTTGAGTGTCTCCAGGTGAGGATCACAGGGAAGGTCAACAGGGTAGATGTCATGGTGGGAGTCTCTTAGAGACCACCCAGCCAGGAACAGGCTGATGATGTTCTACaagcagctggcagaggtgTCAAGAGTCACCAGCCTTTGTACTCATGGGTGACTTAAACTTGCCAGATGTCTGCTGGAAATACAACAGAGAGGAAGCTGCCTAGGGGGTTATGGGAATGTGTGGAAGACGGCTTTCTAACTAACACAACTGGCAAATGAACCTAACAGAGGAGGAGGGACACTGTTGTTTATGGGCAAAGAAAGACTGGTGGGTGATGTGATGGTCAGTGGCCATCTTGGGCAGAATGACCACGAACTGTTAGGGTTTTCTATACTGGCTGAAGTAAGGAGGGGCACCAGCAGAACTTCTGCTTTGGACTTTGGTGAGCAGACATTTTGGTGAGACAGGCCTGCTTAGGACATTGATTGATCAAGTCAGTCCTGAAGGGCAAAGGAGTCCAGGAAGGCtagatgtgttttaaaaaggaattgtTAAATAttcaggaacagactgtcccTATGTGTAGAAAGACAAGTTGTCAAGGAAAAAGACTGGGATGTTAAACAGAGAACTTAGGCTGGaacttaaggggaaaaaaagagaatgtatCACCTCTGGAAGGACTCTCAGAGGACTATAAGGCTGTCACAAGGTCATGTAGGAAGAAGATTAAAAGGGATAAAACCCAATAAGAACTTGCTTTGGCCCCTACAGTTAAAGACAACATAAAAAGTGTCTATAAATATGTTGACAGCAAAAGGAGGGTCAAGGAGTGTCTCTGTCATTAGTTGAAACCAGAGGGTGGTGTAGTAACAAGGGTTGAAGAAAAGTCAGAGGTACTTAATGCattctttgcctcagtcttcaaTATCAGGATCAGTTGTCCTCAGGATACCCAGCTCCCCGAGATGGAAGTTGTTGATGGGCAGATGAGTGAAGCCCCCATAGTCCAGGACAAGATGGTTAGTGACCTGCTATGTCAGTTAGACACTCACAGCTCTGTGGGTCCTGATGGCATTCACCCCAGAGTAATGAGGGAACTGGCAAAAGAATTTTTTGCCAAAACACTTTAGATCATCTATCACAGTCCTGCTTAACTGGAGAAGTTCCAGCTGACAGGAGATAAGTAGATCCCATCTACATGAATGGTTGGAAGGATGATCTGGGGAACTGCAagcctgtcagcctgacctcagctCTGGGCAAAGTTCTGGAAGAGATCATCCTGAGTGCCATTACATGGCATGTGCAAGACAACTAAGGGATGAAGCCCCTTGAAGACAGCATAGATTTAagaaaggcaggtcctgcttgactAATCTGATCTCCTATGACTAAGTGGTCTGCTGAGaagatgagggaaaggctggtGATATTGTCTGTCTTGACTTGAGTAAAGCATTTCACACCATCTTCCACAGGATCCTCCTAGAAAAACTGGCTGCTTGGGGCTTGGATGGGCAGACTCTCCAATGGATAAAAAGTTGGCTGGTTGtcaggcccagagagtggtaGGGAATGGAGCTAAGTCCAGTTGGCAGCTGGTCACTAGTGTGTACCTCAGAGCTCAGTATTTGGGCCTGTCCTGTTTAACACCATTATTAAGGATCTGAATGTGGGGATTGAGTGCATCCTGAGTAAATTTGCAGACAGCACCTCATTGGATGGAGTGTTGATCTGCTCAAGGGTCAGAAGGCTGTGCAGACAGACCGGGACAGACTCGATCAGTGTGCCAAGGATAACTGCACGAGGTTCAGTGAGGCaaagtgctgggtcctgcacttgggttGTAGCAACCccatgcagtgctacaggctgaGGGCAGAGTGACTTGAGATCTGTTCAGCAGAAAGGGATTTGGGTGTGCTGGTTGACAGCCGGCTTAATATGAGCCAGCGTGTGctcaggtggccaagaaggccaatggcatcctggccgGTATCAGAAATAGTGTGTCAGTGACTGTCCCTCTGCATTTGgtactggtgaggccacacctcaagtgctgtgtccagttttggcCTCTCAGTTTAAAAGGGAAATTGAAATGCTGAAGGGCAGCATTTCAGCTGTCCAGCAAAGGGCAACAATGCTCAGGAGAGGTCTAGAAAGTTTGActtgtgaggagcagctgaaagagCTGAGTTTGTTTTGTCTAAAGAAGAGGGTGCTCAGGGAGGACCACTTCACTTTCTACAGCTCCCTAAAATGAGGGTGTAGGCAGGTGGGGACTGGTCTTCACTACTGTGTCTCCAGtgagaggacaagaggaaatggccttaagctCAGACAGGGGAGATTCAGATTagatgttagaaaaaaaaatttcactgtcAGGGAGGTCAAGCATTGGAATAAGgtgcccagggaaatggtggagtCATCATCGCTGGAGGTGTTGAAGACATGTCAGGATCTGGGGCTGGGCAATGGTTTAGTGGTTTAGGGGTTGTAGGGCTAGTTCTGGGTTGACAGTTGAACTTGGTCTTTTCCACCcttgattctatgattcaaaGTTAGcaataggatttttttaacagagcaCCAAATCAAGGAGGCATTTATCTGTAAGCACTGCATGAGAAATCTGTTCAAAGACTTTCTCCAAACTTTTTACACAGCCCATTCATGTTGTTTTCACTGGTATAACTAAGCCATATTCTCAGCTAATCAGTGGACTAACTATAAAGATATCTGGCCTTCTGTTTACTGAATGTGTTCAGTTTTGAAGGCTAGGGAAAATGTGTGCAAGTTCAACAACCAGAATATGTTCATTTTATAGTTTAGAAAGCAACTGCGTTACAGTGCATGCCTTGCTGTCACTCAGAGCAATGCTTTTATAGCTAATAGCATAACCAAAGAGAGAGGCAGCAATCTTCTTTAGCACATAGTCTACATTATGAAGATTTGTGGTCAGAGCTGCCTGTATTTCAGGCATTAATAAATCCTTCTAACTTGCTGTTTCTTTAGTACCACTGAGGCAGATGTGCACATATTCAGGTCTCACATATTTAAAAACTGgttctgtgtatttaaaaatgatATAAATAGCTGTTCTATAAGAGCAGAgtgttttcagggaaaaagcCCCACATTCAAAGTAATTGAGAGTATTTGGGACACCAATTCGTGCCATAGCACATCTCTTAAGCAGCCGTATTTAATAATCTAAAACAGTAAACCAGTAGCTATAATTTGGAAAGACCTTTATTTACACTAAATGTTCAGTGGTCAGTTCACTTACATCAGTGTGTGTATTAAAGCAATAGGTAGAAAGTAAGAATGCTGTTGTGTGTACTCTCGTGTTCTAAACAAGCAAGCTGTGAGTGTCTGTGCTCTGCGTGACATTATTGCAGCATTCACGCTAATTTTCAAGCTTTTTGGCAACACCAGATTTCATGCTATTAGATTCAGTTAGTACTTTTCTGTGTACTGTAACTGTGGTTGTGATGTGACTTTATCTACTTTGCctaatgtaaagaaaattacttcaaaatccTTTCGAACTCAGTGAACTAGATCATCTTTCCTGAGTCAGAGGGCAGTAACCCAATCTTTTCTGTTCTGACCACAGAAGAAAGCAAGTTATTAGCTCTATGTGTTCCCCATAATGGGATCTCTGCATTTGTTTGCTCTAGAAActtcacacacacatttatgACTAAATTTCTCCTAGTATGGGAAATAGGGTTTATTTAATGTTTACTTACCATTTGGTCTTCTGTCTTTTCCCTGAGTGATGGACATGAGACTGCATGAGAAAACATGTCCTAGGTGATAAGGAAGGATTTTCTGCTGTGCAATCAAGCTCTGACAGTCTGAACTTCCAGTGTGGAAATGTGGC
The sequence above is drawn from the Parus major isolate Abel chromosome 2, Parus_major1.1, whole genome shotgun sequence genome and encodes:
- the LOC107200034 gene encoding RING finger protein 151-like — its product is MGYDIERFVGYVNEGLLCSICRDVLEDPLQAPCEHAFCTACIHGWLVHHSNCPEDRQVIDVSLLRPLYRYMKNDLNRLQLHCRNREYGCEMVCSLESIDRHERECEYSQIPCSNAGCTVQIERRNLDGHLAVCEYRSRECPNGCGYTILSAEDTQHNCVAELRTELELLRSEMICRVEEAKHEMESRLDSQRRHMVQKESILQNEIEELKSQMSRMMSDVRSLMAAERQHRQELEQAELEKRELMELLKGLQKDCRLTTTEGSRKSNFRPLTRLESVKRKPREVTVI